Sequence from the Candidatus Marsarchaeota archaeon genome:
GTCGACAATAGACACAGTAAGGACTGGCGGCATAGGGGAATTAAGCAGCGGCATGCTAGAACTGATGCCTGAAGAGGGCCTTTACCTGATGGATGTGAGAAAAGCCGAATGCAAGGATTCGGAATCTGGCGAAGGCATCTCTTTCAACGGATTGGCCTCGGTATTTGTGAAAAATAAGAAATTTATGGCGCGGTATTTTACCTACAAGGACTGGCGTGACAGAGGGTTGATGATTACAGATCCGCACCGCGCCAACAAGCCCCAAAAAGATGGCATGCAGGCTAAAAAATATCCCTATTCAAAAATCTCGCTTTCCAGCTATTCTATGCGGGGCATATTCTTCCCTGAAGACCTCACTACAATAATTGATGACAAGGACGCAGGGAAGGAAATATACGAAAAATACTGGTTCGGGCAATATGGCACCTATAAGCTAAGCGATCATGGGATCCTGAATAAGCTGGATGTCTACGAAACCACATACTTGATGGAAAGCAATGCGCTTTCCGTGGAGGGTTACACAAAAAATGACATCATGCGCGCAGCAATGGCTGTAAGGAAAGACTCGCAAAAACTTTATGATGTATACAAGGACTGGCGCTCTAAGGGGTATGTTGTCAAAACCGGCTTCAAGTTCGGGACGCATTTCAGGATATACTTTCCCGGCGCCCAGCCAATAAAAACCGATCAAAACTGGATACACTCAAAGCACGTACTGCATGTATTTCCACGCGACTCCAAACTGCTTACATCTGAATGGGCTAGAGCCATACGCGTTGCGCACT
This genomic interval carries:
- the endA gene encoding tRNA-intron lyase, with the translated sequence MTLQILFNKKSRRIYATDQSTIDTVRTGGIGELSSGMLELMPEEGLYLMDVRKAECKDSESGEGISFNGLASVFVKNKKFMARYFTYKDWRDRGLMITDPHRANKPQKDGMQAKKYPYSKISLSSYSMRGIFFPEDLTTIIDDKDAGKEIYEKYWFGQYGTYKLSDHGILNKLDVYETTYLMESNALSVEGYTKNDIMRAAMAVRKDSQKLYDVYKDWRSKGYVVKTGFKFGTHFRIYFPGAQPIKTDQNWIHSKHVLHVFPRDSKLLTSEWARAIRVAHSVKKTFILAIPGKSRKKRLDIDFVLYGRNPNNNVGKESQSPKYAMLSLSENEYIGGNELSAIINEAKERALELVIAIADRETAVTYYKIKRIDLPKSEYEYYEIDWMQP